One part of the Arthrobacter tumbae genome encodes these proteins:
- a CDS encoding M13 family metallopeptidase, producing the protein MTASGINVANVDPDVRPQDDLFRHVNGGWLRNTPIPEDRAREGSFSQLADAAELAVRRIVEDTAADTDDDGDRFRIGVLFADFMDTDHLNAAGAAPVQPMLESIDAAAAVTDVVRLDAELTRAGAAGIVLPYVSNDAGNPERYLLHLYQSGLGLPDESYYREAKFEGARLGYVELLHQLFELAGRPESRAAAAGVFDLEARLAASHMDTVTRRNPQATYNLRTTAELIRDAPLLETWLTGLTSGVGIPGELIINQPGYVDALAGALEEVPLDVWKNWLGARVLLHAAPFLSDEFVGAHFTFYGTTLSGTPQLRERWKRGVAVVEGTMGEAVGREYVARHFPESHKATMLELVENVLAAYEQRINGLEWMSSRTRARALEKLSLFTTKIGYPDRWIDYSKLQVIPGDLYGNVRRATEFETDRQLAKLDGPIDRGEWHLTPQTVNAYYMPTMNEIVFPAAILQPPFFDADADPAANYGAIGAVIGHEIGHGFDDQGSQFDGTGALHNWWSEADRTAFEALTGRLVSQYAELAPTEAADHPVNGKLTLGENIGDLGGLGISLAAYVISLDGAEAPVLDGLTGFQRFFYSWAECWRQNIRPEEAARRIAIDPHSPNEFRCNQVVRNLDEFHDAFSVNQKDALWLAPEERVRIW; encoded by the coding sequence ATGACCGCATCCGGCATCAATGTCGCGAACGTCGATCCCGATGTTCGCCCCCAGGACGACCTCTTCCGCCACGTCAATGGCGGTTGGCTTCGAAACACTCCCATTCCCGAGGACCGGGCCCGCGAGGGCTCATTCTCGCAGCTGGCGGATGCTGCCGAGTTGGCCGTTCGCAGAATCGTCGAGGATACTGCAGCAGACACGGACGACGACGGCGACCGCTTCCGAATCGGAGTACTTTTCGCGGACTTCATGGACACAGATCACCTCAACGCAGCGGGCGCCGCACCGGTCCAGCCGATGCTTGAATCAATCGATGCGGCTGCGGCTGTCACAGACGTTGTCCGTCTGGACGCTGAGCTCACCCGCGCCGGCGCAGCCGGTATTGTCCTGCCTTACGTCAGCAACGACGCAGGAAACCCTGAACGCTACCTACTCCACCTCTACCAGTCCGGACTAGGACTGCCCGATGAGTCCTACTACCGGGAGGCCAAGTTCGAAGGGGCACGGCTCGGATACGTCGAGCTGCTGCACCAGCTGTTCGAACTGGCTGGGCGCCCCGAGAGCCGGGCCGCGGCGGCCGGCGTCTTCGATCTCGAAGCCCGGCTCGCTGCTTCGCACATGGACACCGTAACCAGGCGCAACCCACAGGCCACCTACAATCTGCGCACGACCGCGGAGCTCATCCGAGATGCGCCGCTTCTGGAAACCTGGCTCACTGGACTGACTTCCGGCGTCGGGATTCCTGGTGAATTGATCATCAACCAGCCGGGTTACGTGGACGCTCTCGCAGGTGCGCTGGAAGAAGTTCCGCTGGATGTGTGGAAAAACTGGCTGGGCGCCAGGGTGCTGTTGCACGCAGCCCCGTTCCTCAGTGACGAATTCGTCGGAGCACATTTCACGTTCTACGGGACCACGCTGAGCGGTACGCCGCAGCTGAGGGAGCGTTGGAAACGGGGAGTCGCTGTTGTCGAGGGAACCATGGGCGAGGCCGTTGGGCGCGAGTACGTGGCACGCCATTTCCCCGAGTCGCACAAGGCCACCATGCTGGAACTGGTTGAGAACGTCCTTGCTGCATACGAACAGCGGATCAACGGTCTCGAATGGATGAGCTCCCGAACGCGTGCACGCGCCCTGGAGAAGCTGAGTCTCTTCACCACGAAGATCGGATACCCCGATCGCTGGATCGACTACTCGAAGCTACAGGTCATCCCCGGTGACCTGTACGGCAATGTGCGCAGAGCGACCGAGTTCGAAACGGACCGGCAGCTTGCCAAGCTCGACGGCCCCATTGACCGGGGCGAGTGGCACCTCACGCCCCAGACAGTGAACGCGTACTACATGCCGACAATGAACGAGATCGTCTTTCCCGCCGCGATCCTGCAGCCGCCCTTTTTCGACGCCGATGCTGATCCAGCCGCCAACTACGGAGCGATCGGCGCCGTCATCGGTCACGAGATCGGGCACGGTTTCGATGACCAGGGATCACAGTTCGACGGGACGGGCGCGCTGCACAATTGGTGGTCCGAAGCGGACCGGACGGCATTCGAGGCCCTCACTGGACGGCTTGTCAGCCAATACGCTGAGCTGGCTCCCACAGAGGCCGCGGATCATCCGGTCAACGGGAAACTCACCCTTGGAGAAAATATCGGCGACCTCGGCGGACTGGGAATCAGTCTCGCAGCCTATGTAATCAGCCTGGATGGAGCAGAGGCGCCTGTTCTTGACGGACTGACCGGATTTCAGCGGTTCTTCTATTCCTGGGCCGAATGCTGGCGTCAGAACATCCGCCCTGAAGAAGCTGCACGGCGCATCGCCATCGATCCTCATTCACCGAACGAGTTCCGGTGCAATCAGGTCGTGCGCAACCTCGACGAGTTCCATGACGCTTTCTCCGTGAACCAGAAGGACGCTCTGTGGCTTGCACCCGAAGAACGGGTCAGGATCTGGTAG